The Brassica napus cultivar Da-Ae chromosome C1, Da-Ae, whole genome shotgun sequence DNA segment CGTTTGAGAAAGATTCTGAGATCTCTCGCACACGTACGCACACCTTTACTGCTTTGGCTGAAGATCATCAACGAACGAGCCCACAGAGAGAAAAATGGAGAGCGACTCAGTGATGGTTCCGTTCCCACTGTTACCGGTTCCGATAGAATCAAACTACAGAGCGTGCACCATCCCTTATCGATTCCCTTCCGATAACCCCAGGAAGGCTACTCCCACTGAGATCTCTTGGATCGATCTCTTCTCCAACTCCATCCCTTCCTTCAagttccatctctctctctctcttcctttttatcttttttaccGAAAGTCAGATTCTTTGATAGGCTTAGGGCTGTTCTTGTTCAAAGCTTCGATCTTTGTGTTCAAAGATCGATACTTTATCCGTTATTTGATCTGGATGATTCGCGTATTGATTGGTTCAAAGCTCTATATGAATTcatgatctgtttttttttttttttttttttttgttgcagggAGCGTGCAGAGAGCGATACGTATGTTCCGGATGCTCCTGTTCGAGCTGAAAAGTTTGCTCAAAGGTACtttctttttgtgtgttctatagaGTTTGCTTTGAATGATTATTCTGCAAAGAGGTAATGTTTTAGCCAAAagcattgattttttttgttggaacaTGTAAGGTATGCTGAGATTCTTGAGGACTTGAAGAAAGATCCGGAGAGCCATGGTGGACCACCAGATTGCATCGTAAGTTAAACAAACTAAATCACTTGTAATCAAGCTTTGTTGTTCATgaagtgttttttattttatttggcaGCTTCTATGTAGAATCCGTGAGCTAATACTCAGAGAGTTGGGGTTTAGAGACATTTTCAAGAAAGTTAAGGTGTGGTTTCCTTGTCAAAATTGCTTTATTCCAAAAGCATGTTTTGTATTGACTGATTGATTCATGATGAATTCAATAGGATGAGGAGAATGCAAAGGCCATAACACTGTTTCCTGATGTCGTCCGTCTGAGTGATGCTATTGAAGACGACGGAAAGCGCATAGAGAATCTTGTAAGAGGCATCTTCGCTGGAAACATCTTTGATCTCGGTTCTGCACAGGTAAGTATATCATCTCTTTCCTTTCATGCTTCCATCATCACATGTCTTTTGCTGACTATATTGATCAATGAAGCTTGCGGAGGTATTCTCAAAGGACGGGATGTCATTCTTGGCTAGCTGTCAAAACTTGGTTCCACGGCCATGGGTCATTGATGACTTGGACAACTTTCAAGCTAGATGGCTCAAGAAGCCCTGGAAGAAGGTTCTTCTTCTCCACCTTATGCTTTATCTTTATTTAAAGAGGTTGATCACAGGACTAACTGATTTGTTTCTTTACAGGCTGTGATATTTGTCGATAACTCTGGTGCAGAtataattttgggtattttaccGTTTGCTAGAGAGATGCTACGTCAAGGAATGCAGGTGATTCTTTTTAAGGACATTGTCATTAGTTCTTTTAGTTAAAGCATATTCTAAATTGTTTCTTGCTTTTGATTCATCTTCCCTTTGAAGGTTGTGCTGGCTGCTAATGAGCTTCCATCTATCAATGATATCACTTACACCGAGCTTGCAGAGATCTTGTCAAAGGTCTGTCAAATGGAGTATATCTGTGTATTATCGTCCATTGCATATTAAATAAAACTCAGACATTAACTGAGTCTTAAATTTTACCAGCTTAAGGATGAAAATGGACAACTGATGGGTGTTGACATCTCGAATCTCTTGATTGCAAATTCAGGGAATGACTTGCCGGTATGATATTCTAAAGCTCTCATAAGAAGGATGGACCTCCTGTTTATTGATTTGGCTTTTCTCTCTTTAAATTATCGTTTCAGGTTATTGATCTTGCAAGAGTATCACAAGAGGTTGCCTACCTTTCAACCGATGCTGACTTGGTCATCTTAGAAGGCATGG contains these protein-coding regions:
- the LOC106375254 gene encoding damage-control phosphatase At2g17340; protein product: MESDSVMVPFPLLPVPIESNYRACTIPYRFPSDNPRKATPTEISWIDLFSNSIPSFKERAESDTYVPDAPVRAEKFAQRYAEILEDLKKDPESHGGPPDCILLCRIRELILRELGFRDIFKKVKDEENAKAITLFPDVVRLSDAIEDDGKRIENLVRGIFAGNIFDLGSAQLAEVFSKDGMSFLASCQNLVPRPWVIDDLDNFQARWLKKPWKKAVIFVDNSGADIILGILPFAREMLRQGMQVVLAANELPSINDITYTELAEILSKLKDENGQLMGVDISNLLIANSGNDLPVIDLARVSQEVAYLSTDADLVILEGMGRGIETNLYAQFKCDSLKIGMVKHPEVAQFLGGRLYDCVIKYNEVQS